The Chelatococcus sp. HY11 genome includes a window with the following:
- a CDS encoding DUF1036 domain-containing protein: MKLPYLSIVRGLLVPLCLGTAAIALASPAKADLRLCNMTSSRVGVALGYRDSQGWVSEGWWNLGVRSCQTLLRGPLAARFYYVYAVDYDRGGEWTGQSFLCTREREFSVRGTEDCLARGFDRNGFFEVDTGQQKSWTVQLTDANRPGSRPQ; encoded by the coding sequence ATGAAACTTCCCTATCTGTCCATTGTTCGGGGCCTCCTGGTGCCGCTGTGCCTGGGCACGGCAGCGATCGCGCTGGCGAGCCCAGCGAAGGCGGATCTGCGCCTGTGCAACATGACGTCGAGCCGGGTCGGAGTGGCGCTCGGCTATCGCGACAGCCAGGGCTGGGTGAGCGAGGGATGGTGGAATCTCGGCGTGCGCAGTTGCCAGACTCTCCTGCGCGGCCCGCTCGCGGCGCGCTTCTACTACGTTTACGCCGTCGACTATGACCGGGGTGGCGAATGGACCGGCCAGTCTTTTCTGTGCACACGCGAACGGGAATTCAGCGTGCGCGGCACGGAAGATTGTCTGGCGCGCGGCTTCGATCGCAACGGCTTCTTTGAAGTCGACACCGGCCAACAGAAGAGCTGGACAGTACAACTCACCGACGCGAACAGACCTGGGAGCAGACCGCAATGA
- a CDS encoding DUF882 domain-containing protein — MANGDTRTISLVHAHSGESLTVTFRRNGSYDRDALRQLNHLLRDWRNQDSTSMDPKLFDILWSVHREVGSGSAIQVFSAYRSPDTNAMLRRRSSAVAKNSQHMEGKAIDFNLTDVSMAKVRAIGMRLQRGGVGYYPNTPFVHLDTGSVRSWPRMPRVQLAQLFPDGRTVHIPADGKPMAGYDLAVADIAARGDRVAGVAYADASASPGRRRSLWAALFGGDEEEDEEVVAPSRAPRRTVVAARQPVPAPQPAAQQQVAYASSDNANTTSFFLQSANRPQATAAAPRPQSAPAPQPAPAPQPAPVQVAAAVPTPPRVTQPAMLQQPLELNALSNPRTAAPTIPTQLPVARPDDLTPPTSGQAVASLAPPPTPSFANIPLPPQRPNEANAAVQTVAQAAAPVAAAPTLVDLPLPPVRPIMNAAADANSSAPQKPSEAQIALAAIAPATAEAAPTAAAPMVMSFAPVSHPAPPTRPAAPQPVRTAQIESETSSPQVTAATSQARQPAEPANPLQPLFRAEITHTRLASKPTVVVAQPKLVAVADRPVAQKPAQVVANSFAQKSGDDLSITRFSGPAVKPLNTVQFSTR, encoded by the coding sequence GTGGCCAACGGCGACACACGCACCATCTCCCTGGTTCACGCCCATTCCGGCGAATCATTGACCGTCACCTTCCGTCGTAACGGCTCCTACGATCGTGACGCGCTGCGGCAGCTCAACCATCTGCTGCGCGACTGGCGTAACCAGGACTCCACGTCCATGGATCCGAAGCTCTTCGACATCCTGTGGTCCGTCCACCGCGAGGTAGGCTCCGGCAGCGCGATCCAGGTTTTCTCGGCCTATCGGTCGCCGGATACGAACGCCATGCTGCGCCGCCGCTCCAGCGCCGTCGCCAAGAACAGCCAGCACATGGAAGGCAAGGCGATCGACTTCAACCTGACGGACGTGAGCATGGCCAAGGTTCGGGCGATCGGCATGCGTCTGCAGCGCGGCGGTGTCGGCTATTACCCGAACACCCCGTTCGTGCATCTCGACACCGGCAGCGTACGCTCCTGGCCGCGCATGCCGCGCGTCCAGCTCGCCCAGCTCTTCCCGGACGGGCGCACCGTCCACATTCCCGCCGATGGCAAGCCCATGGCCGGCTATGATCTGGCTGTGGCCGATATCGCGGCGCGTGGCGACCGCGTCGCCGGCGTCGCCTATGCCGACGCGAGCGCTTCTCCGGGACGCCGTCGCAGCCTGTGGGCCGCCTTGTTCGGCGGCGATGAGGAGGAAGACGAGGAGGTCGTGGCACCGTCGCGTGCCCCGCGCCGCACCGTTGTGGCCGCACGCCAGCCAGTGCCGGCGCCGCAGCCCGCCGCCCAGCAGCAGGTGGCCTACGCCAGCAGCGACAATGCCAACACGACGAGTTTCTTCCTGCAATCGGCCAATCGTCCGCAGGCCACGGCGGCGGCTCCGCGTCCGCAGTCCGCGCCGGCACCACAGCCTGCTCCCGCCCCACAACCGGCTCCTGTACAGGTCGCGGCGGCGGTGCCAACGCCGCCGCGCGTGACACAGCCGGCGATGTTGCAGCAGCCGCTTGAGCTCAACGCGCTCTCCAACCCGAGAACCGCCGCGCCGACCATTCCGACCCAGCTTCCTGTCGCGCGGCCCGATGATCTGACACCGCCCACGTCAGGCCAGGCCGTCGCGTCTCTGGCGCCTCCACCCACGCCGTCCTTCGCCAATATTCCACTGCCGCCGCAGCGGCCGAACGAGGCGAATGCGGCTGTTCAAACGGTCGCCCAGGCGGCCGCCCCGGTTGCGGCCGCGCCGACCTTGGTGGACTTGCCGTTGCCGCCGGTACGCCCGATCATGAACGCGGCAGCCGACGCCAATTCATCAGCGCCACAGAAGCCTTCCGAAGCGCAGATCGCCCTTGCCGCCATCGCGCCAGCCACGGCGGAGGCGGCGCCCACCGCGGCGGCCCCCATGGTCATGTCCTTCGCCCCGGTCTCGCATCCCGCCCCGCCCACGCGTCCCGCCGCGCCTCAGCCGGTACGGACAGCGCAGATCGAAAGCGAGACATCCAGCCCGCAGGTTACGGCCGCGACCAGCCAGGCACGCCAGCCGGCCGAGCCCGCGAATCCGCTGCAGCCACTGTTCCGGGCTGAAATCACGCACACGCGCCTGGCCAGCAAGCCGACGGTCGTCGTTGCGCAGCCAAAGCTCGTCGCGGTGGCCGACAGGCCCGTCGCGCAGAAGCCGGCGCAGGTTGTTGCTAATTCCTTCGCGCAGAAATCCGGCGACGACCTCAGCATCACGCGTTTCAGCGGACCGGCAGTCAAGCCGCTCAACACCGTTCAGTTCTCGACGCGCTGA
- a CDS encoding N-formylglutamate amidohydrolase: MPDADVAGEHPIERIAGVVESGVLILCDHATNAIPPEYDNLGMPSQELARHIGYDIGAAMVARRLAARLDAPALLTDFSRLLIDPNRGLDDPTLVMRLSDGAIVPGNARIDADEIARRIARFYRPYDVAIAAAIDASLARGIAPVIVSIHSFTPVWRGRPRPWEVAVLWDADPRLPLPLIAALRAAGDLTVGDNEPYDGALAGDVIARHATARGLANALIEVRQDLIADEAGADLWGDRLADVIAPLVPALSAAGIAHHPSRALTRDLPLRQG, encoded by the coding sequence ATGCCGGACGCGGATGTCGCCGGCGAACATCCCATCGAACGCATCGCGGGTGTTGTCGAGAGCGGCGTCCTGATCCTCTGCGATCACGCCACCAACGCCATCCCGCCCGAGTATGACAATCTCGGGATGCCGTCTCAGGAACTCGCGCGGCATATCGGCTATGACATCGGCGCGGCCATGGTGGCGCGCAGGCTGGCTGCCCGTCTTGACGCACCGGCGCTGCTCACGGATTTCTCGCGGCTTCTGATCGATCCCAATCGCGGTCTCGATGATCCGACCCTGGTGATGCGGCTGTCGGACGGGGCCATCGTGCCGGGAAACGCCCGTATCGACGCGGATGAGATCGCGCGACGCATCGCGCGTTTCTATCGTCCCTATGACGTTGCTATCGCGGCGGCGATCGATGCTTCGCTGGCGCGCGGCATCGCGCCCGTCATCGTGTCTATCCACAGCTTCACGCCGGTCTGGCGTGGACGGCCTCGTCCGTGGGAGGTCGCCGTGCTCTGGGATGCCGATCCGCGGCTGCCGTTGCCCTTGATCGCGGCCCTGCGGGCGGCTGGGGACCTGACAGTCGGCGACAACGAGCCCTATGACGGTGCGCTGGCGGGCGATGTGATTGCCCGGCATGCGACGGCCCGCGGCCTTGCCAATGCGCTGATCGAGGTGCGGCAGGATCTCATCGCCGACGAGGCAGGCGCCGATCTCTGGGGCGACAGGCTCGCGGACGTGATCGCGCCGCTCGTTCCGGCCCTGTCGGCGGCAGGCATCGCGCATCACCCGAGCCGGGCCCTGACGCGCGATCTGCCGCTGCGGCAGGGCTGA
- a CDS encoding DUF2312 domain-containing protein has protein sequence MVTDVADSGVAAEELKQFIERIERLEEEKAAIAGDIKEVYGELKGRGFDAKAVRKLVMLRKKPPEERAEEDAILELYMQALGMQG, from the coding sequence ATGGTGACAGATGTTGCGGACTCAGGCGTTGCCGCTGAGGAACTGAAGCAGTTCATCGAGCGGATCGAGCGCCTCGAGGAAGAAAAGGCGGCGATCGCGGGCGACATCAAGGAAGTCTATGGTGAGCTGAAGGGCAGGGGCTTCGACGCCAAGGCCGTGCGCAAACTGGTGATGCTGCGCAAGAAGCCGCCGGAGGAGCGTGCCGAGGAGGACGCTATCCTCGAACTTTATATGCAGGCTCTGGGCATGCAGGGCTAG
- the pyk gene encoding pyruvate kinase produces the protein MRRMRRVKILATLGPASNDPAMIARLFEAGADIFRINMSHTAREDLPKRVADIRSVEQKFGRPVGVLVDLQGPKLRIGTFEKGSEILKQGDTFVLDGNEKPGNAKRVHLPHPEILAALEPGHTLLIDDGKIRLVVEGVTKGKATTRVVVAGKISNRKGVSLPDTTIPVSAMTPKDQSDLEAAVNVGVDWIALSFVQRPEDIAEVRKVTRGRALVMAKIEKPQAVARLAEIIEASDGLMVARGDLGVEMPLEKVPGIQKLITRSARAQGKPVVVATQMLESMITTPVPTRAEVSDVATAVFEGADAVMLSAESASGDYPLEAVATMDRIAEEVESDPNYSTIIHNQRTEPEATAADAIANATRSIAETLGLKAIIAWTSSGATGLRISRERPATSVLALTPNINAARRLSIAWGVHALVTEDARNLDDMTDRACHLAREEGFAENGQRVIVTAGIPFGHPGATNTLRIAFIGPDGSA, from the coding sequence ATGAGACGCATGCGCCGCGTAAAGATCCTCGCGACACTCGGGCCTGCGTCCAACGATCCGGCGATGATCGCCCGCCTCTTCGAGGCAGGCGCCGATATCTTCCGTATCAACATGAGCCACACCGCCCGGGAGGACCTGCCGAAGCGCGTAGCCGACATACGCTCCGTGGAGCAGAAATTCGGTCGGCCGGTCGGCGTTCTCGTCGATCTCCAGGGCCCGAAGCTCCGCATCGGCACCTTCGAGAAGGGCTCGGAGATCCTGAAGCAGGGTGACACCTTCGTGCTGGATGGCAACGAGAAGCCCGGCAACGCCAAGCGCGTCCACCTGCCCCATCCGGAAATCCTGGCGGCGCTGGAACCCGGTCACACGCTGCTGATCGACGATGGCAAGATCAGACTGGTCGTCGAGGGTGTCACGAAGGGCAAGGCGACCACGCGCGTCGTCGTCGCCGGCAAGATTTCCAACCGCAAGGGGGTCAGCCTTCCCGACACGACGATCCCGGTGTCAGCGATGACGCCGAAGGATCAGTCGGATCTCGAGGCGGCCGTCAATGTGGGGGTCGACTGGATCGCCCTGTCCTTCGTCCAGCGGCCGGAGGACATCGCGGAGGTCCGCAAGGTGACGCGCGGCCGCGCCCTGGTGATGGCCAAGATCGAAAAGCCGCAAGCCGTCGCCCGTCTCGCCGAGATCATCGAGGCCTCGGACGGCCTCATGGTCGCGCGCGGCGACCTGGGCGTCGAGATGCCGCTCGAGAAAGTGCCCGGCATCCAGAAGCTGATCACGCGCTCGGCACGCGCCCAGGGCAAGCCGGTCGTCGTCGCCACGCAGATGCTGGAATCGATGATCACCACGCCCGTGCCCACCCGCGCGGAGGTCTCCGATGTCGCGACGGCTGTCTTCGAGGGCGCTGACGCTGTCATGCTGTCCGCCGAGAGCGCCTCGGGCGACTATCCCTTAGAGGCCGTCGCCACCATGGACCGCATCGCGGAAGAGGTTGAATCCGACCCGAACTACAGCACCATCATCCACAACCAGCGCACGGAGCCGGAGGCGACCGCGGCCGACGCCATCGCCAATGCGACGCGCAGCATCGCCGAAACCCTCGGGCTCAAGGCCATCATTGCCTGGACGTCGTCCGGAGCCACGGGCCTGCGCATTTCGCGTGAGCGGCCCGCGACCAGCGTGCTCGCGCTGACACCCAACATCAACGCCGCCCGCAGGCTGTCCATCGCCTGGGGCGTGCATGCGCTCGTGACCGAGGATGCGCGCAACCTTGACGACATGACGGACAGGGCCTGCCACCTCGCCCGCGAGGAGGGCTTCGCGGAGAACGGTCAGCGCGTGATCGTCACGGCGGGCATTCCCTTCGGCCACCCGGGCGCGACAAACACGCTCCGCATCGCCTTCATCGGCCCTGACGGCAGCGCCTGA
- a CDS encoding FMN-binding glutamate synthase family protein has translation MKIRFGRYTAFVLCVLGFLAALLLGPGGLWGLILLAVFAGLSLLGVWDLVQTQHSVLRNYPVIGHVRWLVEMIRPEIRQYLLENETEAAPFSRAQRSLVYRRAKEAPSDHPFGTLMDVYANDYEFIQQSLTPVETPDPNKFRITIGNDQCGQPYSASIFNISAMSFGALSANAIRALNRGAALGGFYHDTGEGSISPYHRENGGDIVWQVASGYFGCRDSDGRFDPERFAAQARSQQVKMIELKLSQGAKPGHGGVLPGAKVTPEIAATRGVPIGVDCVSPARHSAFNTPLEMMAFLQTLRELSGGKPVGFKLCIGLPWEFMAIVKAMRASGIVPDFIVIDGGEGGTGAAPVEFSDHIGVPMREGLLFVHNTLVGAGLRDKVRIGVAGKLVSAFDVAAVLAIGADWVNSARGFMFALGCIQSLSCHTNRCPVGVATQDLKRSRALVVPDKAERVRSYHQRTVQALADMLGAAGLSHPDDLRPHHLVHRISSTELRQFDRMHYFAEPNDLIERRAAATFYQDNWDLAQAGSFARA, from the coding sequence ATGAAAATCCGCTTTGGCCGCTACACCGCATTTGTCCTCTGCGTGTTGGGTTTTCTCGCGGCCCTGTTGCTTGGGCCAGGCGGCCTTTGGGGGCTGATCCTTCTCGCCGTGTTCGCCGGACTGTCGCTTCTGGGCGTTTGGGATCTTGTCCAGACGCAGCATTCGGTGCTGCGCAACTATCCCGTCATCGGCCATGTGCGTTGGCTGGTCGAGATGATACGGCCGGAGATCCGTCAGTATCTTTTGGAAAACGAGACCGAGGCGGCCCCCTTTTCGCGCGCGCAGCGCTCGCTCGTTTATCGCCGCGCGAAGGAGGCGCCGTCCGACCATCCCTTCGGCACGCTCATGGACGTCTATGCCAACGATTATGAGTTCATCCAGCAATCTTTGACGCCGGTTGAAACGCCCGATCCCAACAAGTTTCGCATCACCATCGGCAATGACCAGTGCGGTCAGCCCTATTCGGCGAGCATCTTCAACATCTCGGCCATGAGTTTCGGCGCCCTGTCCGCCAATGCCATCCGCGCGCTGAACAGGGGCGCGGCACTCGGTGGCTTCTATCATGACACCGGTGAAGGCAGCATCAGCCCCTACCATCGCGAAAACGGTGGCGACATAGTCTGGCAGGTCGCCAGCGGCTATTTCGGTTGCCGCGACAGCGATGGCCGGTTCGATCCGGAGCGTTTCGCCGCGCAGGCCAGGTCGCAGCAGGTCAAGATGATCGAGCTGAAGCTCAGCCAGGGCGCGAAGCCGGGCCATGGCGGGGTTCTGCCCGGCGCCAAGGTCACCCCCGAAATCGCCGCCACGCGCGGCGTGCCGATCGGCGTCGATTGCGTTTCGCCCGCGCGGCACTCGGCCTTCAACACGCCGCTGGAGATGATGGCCTTCCTGCAGACGCTGCGTGAACTCTCCGGCGGCAAGCCGGTGGGCTTCAAGCTTTGCATCGGCTTGCCCTGGGAATTCATGGCCATCGTGAAGGCCATGCGGGCGTCGGGGATCGTTCCCGACTTCATCGTCATCGACGGCGGCGAAGGCGGCACTGGCGCGGCGCCTGTCGAATTCAGCGACCACATCGGCGTGCCCATGCGCGAAGGCCTGCTCTTCGTGCACAACACCCTGGTTGGCGCCGGGCTGCGCGATAAAGTGCGGATTGGCGTTGCCGGAAAGCTGGTCAGCGCCTTCGACGTCGCCGCGGTCCTCGCAATTGGCGCCGACTGGGTCAATTCGGCCCGGGGCTTCATGTTCGCCCTGGGCTGCATCCAGTCCCTGAGCTGCCATACCAATCGCTGCCCGGTGGGAGTCGCAACCCAGGATCTGAAGCGCAGCCGCGCACTTGTCGTGCCGGATAAGGCCGAGCGGGTCAGGAGCTATCACCAGCGGACGGTGCAGGCGCTGGCTGACATGCTGGGCGCCGCCGGGCTGAGCCATCCCGATGACCTGCGCCCGCATCATCTGGTGCACCGGATCAGTTCCACCGAGCTCCGGCAGTTCGATCGCATGCACTATTTCGCGGAACCGAACGACCTCATCGAACGGCGGGCAGCGGCGACCTTCTACCAGGACAACTGGGACTTGGCGCAGGCGGGGAGCTTCGCGCGGGCCTGA